The segment TTATACTCGCCATGAACTGGAAGGAAAAATTTAGGTTTAATCAGCCTTAGCATAAGCTTTTGCTCCTCTTGGGCTGCGTGTCCGCTTACATGAATTTCGCTAAAATCTTGATGAGCTACACTTGCTCCACTTTTTAATAAGAAATTCAAAATCGTTGATACGCTAGTTTCATTGCCAGGAATTGCTTTGGAACTGATGATTACTTGATCACTTGGCTTGATTTTGATATATTTATGCTCATCAGTTGCCATCCTATATAGAGCGCTCATTGTCTCACCTTGACTGCCTGTTGTGACTATTAAAACCTCATTATCTGGATATTTGACAACTTCATTTGCATCGATAAAAATCTTGCGATCTAAATTCACATATCCAAGCTCGATAGCCGTCCATAGATTTCTCTCCATACTTCTGCCTATCACGCAGACTTTACGGCCATATTTTATACCACGCTCGATAGCTTGATAAACTCTATGAATATTTGAGCTAAATGTACTCATTATCACCCTGCCCTTAGCGGTAGCAAATATAGAATCAAAGGTCTTTCCAACGCTACTTTCACTCTTTGTAATTCCATCTTTGTAGCTGTTTGTAGAGTCGCTTAATAAGCACAAAACGCCCCTTTCGCCATAATATGCTAAGCGATTTAAATCCGTTGGATAGCCATCGATTGGGGTGTGATCGATCTTGAAATCGCCAGTGTGGATTATAGTTCCAGCCTTTGTAGTTATGGCTAACGCACTAGCATCGATTATAGAGTGAGTGATATGTATAAGCTCAAATTCAAATTCCCCAAGCTCATAGACCTTGCGCTTTTCAATCGGGCGAAAGTAGCTTCTATAAGATTTTAATCCATGCTCTTCAAATTTATTGCTTATCATCCCCAATGGAAGTGGCGTAGCATAAATTGGGAATTGAAATTCTTTGAAAAAATATGGCACCGCACCGATATGATCTTCGTGTGCGTGAGTGATGATAATGCCTCTGATTTTGTCTTTGATCTTTCTAACATAGTCAAAATCTGGCACCAAAATATCCACGCCATGCATACTCTCAGTAGGAAAACTCATACCGATATCAATGATAATCGCATCGTTATTTGTCTCAAAAATAGTCATATTTCCGCCGATTTCACCAAGCCCTCCAAGCGGAGTTATGGTGATTTTATGCTCGGCTGAATTTAGATATTTCAAAGGCTCAAGACGCAACTCATGACTAGCCTTATTTGCTTCTATGGCGGCTTTCATATCTTTTTGCCACTCTTCGTTGCCACTGATTTTTACTGTTGGATTGCTATTTTTGCGGCGCTTTTTAGCTTTTTTGGTTTGCTCTTTTGACTCGTCAGTTTTAGTGGTTTCATCAATTTGTGAATTTTGATCCACAACTGCGTGTTTCGCCTCTTTTTTTAGATTATCTTTATGATTGCGATATCTTCTTTTTTTGCTAGGTTTTTCGCTTTGATTTTTCTCTTCGTTCATTTTTGGCCTCTTTAAATAGTTTTAAATACAAGGCGACACAAAGCTCATGTGGGCGAATCGTAAGTGACAAATTCTCTTTAGTCAAAAAGCCATCTATAAGAGCTTTTGGGGTAGAGATTGATAAATTTTTTAATAAGGTTTTACGAGGAGATGAGAAGGCAGATTTGAGAAATCTCTCAAATTCTAAAGCCTCAAATCCTTGTAATAAATCCCTATTTTTAATAATCCTAATAACCGCTGAGATAACCTTTGGCTGGGGATCAAACGCAGTTTCTGGCACATCAAAAAGCAACTCCACATCGCCCTTTATCTGAGCTAGAATTGACAATGCGCTAAACTCGCTATCTCCGGCCTTAGCACTAAATTTCAAGGCTACCTCTTTTTGTATCATGACCACAAGCCCCTTACACCTAATATCACTAAGCGACTTTAAAATTATATTTGTCGCTACATAATAGGGTAAATTCGCAACCAAAAAATAGTCTTGCCTAGCTATCTCATCCCATGATTTAAGAGCATCGGCGTTGATTATTTTCAGCTTTTGATCTGAAATTTCACTAGAAAATTTATCTAATAAAATCTCATAAAGCTCACTATCAATCTCAAAACACTCGATTTTCCCACTAAGTTCAACAAGCTTTTGTGTTAAATCACCTAAGCCAGGCCCAATCTCTACAATCCTATCTAAATTATTGGGAATCGCTTGGATGATTTTGGCTTTTATACTATCATCTATCAAAAAATTTTGGCCAAATTTCTTTTTTGCTTTAATCATGGGTGGCTATTTTAGCTAAATTTGACTGAATTTATAGTAAAATAAAAACAAAAAGTCGTAAAAATGAGAAATTTCGCTAAAAGAATAATCCCGTGTTTAGATGTCAATAATGGTAGAGTTGTCAAAGGCGTCAATTTCATAGGTTTAAGAGATGCCGGCGATCCGATTGAAGTAGCCAAAAGATATAATGATGAAGGCGCTGATGAGCTATGCTTTTTAGATATTACTGCTAGTAGCGATGGTAGAGATACTATCGTTCATGTAGTAGAAGAGGTGGCAAAACAGCTATTTATCCCGCTGACAGTCGGTGGCGGAATAAGAAAATTAGATGATATCTCAAAGCTATTAAATGTAGGTTGCGATAAGGTTAGCCTAAACTCATCGGCTGTAGATAATCCAAATTTGATATATGAAGCAGCTAAAAAATTTGGCTCTCAATGCGTTGTAGTCGCAATCGATGTCAAAAAAAATAGCAATGGTGGCTACAATGTCTTTGTCCATGGCGGTAGAAAAGATACAGGATTAGGTGCGATAGAGTGGGCAAAAAAAGTTTATGATCTAGGTGCTGGAGAGATACTTCTAACATCAATGGATGCCGATGGGACAAAAAATGGCTATGACTTAGCTATAACTTCTGCTATATCAAATTTAGTTGAAATTCCTGTTATCGCAAGTGGTGGCGCTGGGACTATGGAGCATATCTTAGAAGCGTTTAAAAATGGTGCAGACGCAGCCTTGGCAGCTAGTATATTTCACTATAAAGAGATTGAGATTTCAAAGTTAAAAGAGTTTTTAAAAGCCAATCAAATTGGAGTTAGAATTTGATAAAAAATATCAAAGAAAATAGCGATATTTTAATAGTTTGTGCTGGGGCAATGGAGAGCTTTGAATTTGCCAAAGCAATTGGCATAGGAGTGGTAGAATCAGCGATAAATTTAACCGAAATTTTACTAAATTTAGATAATTTGCCTAAAAAGATTATTTTCATAGGAAGCTGTGGATTATACACAGATGATAAACTACTTGAAATTTACAAAAGCAATCTAGCTTTTAACTATGAAATTGCTGGCATAATGGGCGTTGGCTACACTCCAATTATCTCAAACCAACCGCAAGTTTCACAAGAAACAAATAGGATAAATTCATCAAATTTTATAACCAAATCAAGAGATATCTCTAATAAATTTAAAAATTTAGGATTTATAGCTGAAAATATGGAAGCTTACAGTGTTCAATCTGTAGCAAATAAATTTAATATTGATTTTGAATTTATCTTATGTGCGACAAACTATTGTAACGAAAATGCCCACAATGACTTCATCCAAAACTACCCAAAAGCCAAAAAAATCATCACAAAATATCTAAAATCAGAAGGAATTATATGAAAAATTTGCTTGATTATACTCAAAATGAGTTGGCCAATATCATTAAACCTAAATTTAGAGCAAAGCAAATTTATGAGTGGATATATAAGAAAAATGCTAAATCTTTTGATGAGATGAGTAACTTGCCAAAGGATATTAGAGAGAATTTAAAAGGCGAATTTCAGATTGATCCTTTGAGTTGCGTTAGAAGTGAAATTAGCAAAGATGGAAGCATAAAATATCTATTTAAGCTCCACGATGGCAAGACAATTGAAAGCGTTCTTTTGCCTATGAAAGATGAAATTTTGGATCAAAATGGCAAAGTAGAAAAACACGCTAGATACACTATCTGTGTCAGCTCTCAAGTGGGCTGTAAGATGGGATGTAGCTTTTGTCTAACGGCTAAAGGCGGATTCATCCGTAATCTAAGTGCTGGCGAGATCGTAGGGCAAATTCTATGGATAAAAAGAGAAAATAACATACCTTATGAGAGAAGAGTAAATATCGTATATATGGGCATGGGCGAGCCTCTTGATAATCTAGATAATGTATCAAAAGCTATAAATATTTTAAAAGATAATGATGGTCTAGCTATAGGAGCAAGGCGCCAAACTATCAGCACAAGTGGGTTAGCTACACAGATTAAAAAGCTTGGAGAAATGGATTTGGGCGTGCTTTTGGCTATATCTTTACACGCTGTTACAGATGAATTAAGAGAGAAATTGATGCCGGTAAATAAGGCTTATAATATCGCTAGTGTGATGGATGCTGTGCGTCAATTCCCTATAGATATGAGAAAAAGAGTTATGTTCGAATACCTAATAATGGATAAGATAAATGACAACCTTAGCGACGCAAAAGCCCTTGTAAAGCTACTTCACGGGATTAAAGCAAAGGTGAATTTAATCCTTTTTAATCCACATGAAGGTAGCCCATATCAAAGACCATCGCAAGAAAATGTAGAGAAATTCAGAGATTACCTTCAATCTCGTGGCGTTACATGCACAATTCGTCAAAGTAAAGGGCTTGATATAAGTGCTGCATGCGGCCAATTAAAAGAGCGAAGCAAAGGAGAAAATAGTGCCACTGCTTGATATAATACAATTAATTTTTATCTCAATTGTTGTGATTATCGGATTATTTGGTATGATTTATGTGATTAAATCTGATAATAAATAAATAAATTTAATCTCACAGATTTAATCCAAATTCCATCTTGGAGCTGATATCAAATTCAGCTCCATTATAACTAAATTTGAGCCGATTAGAGTGAAGCATAAGCCTACTTGCTCCAGTTAAATTTATACGCTCATTTTCACTCATTTTACCATCTAAAATTCGCTCTATATCGCCACGCTCAAGCCCATAAATCGGATCGCCTAAAATTTTATGTTTCACATAAAACATATGAAGCCTAATCTGATGCTGCCGCCCTGTTAATGGAACACACTCTATTAAGCTAGTATCACTTTTTGCCTCGTAACTAATCAACCGAAATAGTGTCACAGCACGCTTGCCACTTTCGCAAATTCGCATTCTGGTCTTAATATCATCATAATCATTTGTGATATCCATAGCCTTATCAATCACAAGCCAATCCAAACTATCCAAAAAACCAAATTTACCCACAAAATCCGTATAATTTTCCGCTCTAAATTTATAAAATTCCCCCACTTCAATTTTGCCACTTACAATAGCTAAATAGCTTTTGAAAATCTCTCTATTTTCAAACATTTTTTTAAGCTCTATAGCTGTTTCTTGGCTCTTGCTTACTAAGATTACTCCACTAGTTTCTCTATCTAGTCTATGAGCCACGCAAGCTTTTTTGCCCCATAAAGACCAAATTTCATCACACAAACTATAGCTACAATGCCTACCATTTGGATGAGTCAAAACCCCACTTGGTTTATCAAATACCCCAAATTCCTTGCATTCAAAAATCGGTTTGAGCCCCTTTGGTTCGCACTTATAATCTATCAAAAATATATCCCCATTTGCTACGCTATTTTTCTTAAGCACAGAGCCGAAATTATCTATAATTCGCCCATTATCACATAGCTTTTGAGCCTCTTTCATACAATAGCCTTGAGATATGAGTATTTGATATATCTTTTGACCATAAAATTTGCCGATTTTCATCTTTTCATAAGACATTTATTAACCTAAATTTTATAAGATTTTTTATATAATATCAGATTAAAATTATATAAAAATTTAGCAAAAAAGGTTCTGAAATGGTAGAGAGATATGCCAGGAAAATTATGAGTGATAAATGGAGCTTACAAGCCAAATATGATGCGTGGCTAAGAGTTGAGCTAGCAGCAGTCAAAGCGTGGAATAAGCTAGGATTAATTCCTGATAGTGATTGTAAAAAAATCTGCGAAAATGCTAAATTTGATATTAACCGCATAGATGAGATAGAAAAGACCACCAAACATGATGTAATCGCCTTTTTAACTAGCGTGAGCGAGAGCTTGGGTGAAGAGAGTAGATTTATCCATTTTGGTATGACAAGTAGTGATTGTATCGATACAGCCGTTGCGTTACAGATCAAAGATAGTATGGAGTTAATCTTAGATGATATTAAAATTTTAATGGACACTATCAAAAAAAGAGCTTACGAGCATAAAAACACTCTAATGGTCGGCAGAAGCCACGGAATTCACGGAGAGCCTATAACATTTGGTTTGGTTCTTGCTATTTGGTATGATGAGATCAAAAGAGCCTATGAGCTACTAAACCACTCTAAAAGCGTTATTAGCACTGGTATGATAAGCGGTGCGATGGGTAATTTCGCTCACTCTCCACTTGAATTAGAAGAGCTAGTATGTCAAAACTTAGGCCTAAATCCAGCCCCAGCAAGTAATCAAGTAATCCAAAGAGATCGCTACGCTCAAGTGATATCGGCTCTAGCCATACTAGCTAGTAGTTGTGAGAAGATAGCAGTAGCGATAAGGCACTATCAAAGGACAGAAGTTTATGAAGCTGAGGAGTATTTTAGCCCAGGGCAAAAAGGCTCAAGCGCTATGCCACACAAGAGAAACCCAGTTTTAAGCGAAAATGTAACCGGTCTTTGTAGAATGATTCGTAGCTACGCTATCCCAGCTATGGAAAATGTCGCCCTTTGGCATGAAAGAGATATCAGCCACTCAAGTGTAGAGAGATTTATCTTGCCTGATGCCTTTATCACGAGTGATTTTATGCTAAATAGATTAAATGGAATTTTAGCAAATTTGGTTGTATATCCAGAAAATATGATGAAAAATTTAAATTTAACCGGTGGATTAGTCTTTTCTCAAAGAGTCCTTTTAGAGCTACCAAAACAAGGTGTAAGTAGAGAAGACGCATACAAAATCGTCCAAAGAAATGCTATGAAAGTTTGGGCTGACTTACAAGAGGGTAAAAAAGCTCTTAATGAAAATGGCGAGAGTCTATTTTTACAAAATTTACTAAATGATAATGAGCTTAGAGAAAAACTCAATGAAAATGCGATAAAAGAGTGTTTTGACTACACTTACTATACAAAAAATGTAGATAGAATATTTAAAAGAGTATTTGAAATTTAATATAAAGGCATAACGATAATATGAAAGTTATAAAAAGAAATGGCAGAACTGAAGAGTTAGACATATCTAAAATCAAAAAATACACAAGTGAAGCCGTAGCCGGACTAGATAATGTCAGCTTAAGCGAGCTTGAAGTTGATGCGAAAATTCAATTTCGTGATAATATCACAACTGAAGAGATCCAACAAACTCTCATCAAAACCGCAGTTGATAAGATAGATATCGATCGCCCTAACTGGACCTTTGTCGCAGCTAGGCTATTTTTGTATGATTTGTATCACAAAGCAACTGGATTTAGCGGATATAATAGCCTTGAAAATTATCTAATCAAGGGTGAAAAAGAGGGCAGAATCTTGCTTGGTTTAAAAGAAAAATATGATCTTGATGATCTAAACAACTATATAAAACCAGAGCGAGATATGCAATTTACATATCTTGGGATTAAAACTCTATATGATAGATATCTTATAAAAGACAAAAATGGCAAACCTATAGAGCTACCGCAACAGATGTTTATGGCGATCGCTATGTTTTTGGCTCAAAATGAGCTAGATTCTCAAGGTTGGGCGAAAAAATTTTACGATATCATAAGCAAATTTGAAGTAATGCTAGCAACTCCAACTCTCTCAAATGCTAGAACCACAAGGCACCAACTATCAAGCTGCTATGTTGGAAGCACTCCTGATAATATCGAAGGAATTTTTGATAGTTATAAAGAGATGGCTTTGCTCTCTAAATTTGGTGGTGGTATCGGCTGGGATTGGTGTAAAGTGCGTGCTATGGGCGGTAGCATTGATGGGCATAAAAACGCAGCTGGTGGGATAATACCATTTTTAAAAGTTACAAACGATATCGCAGTTGCAGTCGATCAGCTAGGCACTAGAAAAGGCGCAATAGCAGTTTATATCGAGCCTTGGCATATGGATGTAAGCGACTTTTTGGATCTTCGTAAAAACTCTGGCGAAGAGCGTCGCAGAGCTCATGAATTATTTCCGGCTTTGTGGATAAATGATCTTTTTATGAAAAGAGTGGAGAATAATGAGAGATGGACGCTATTTGATCCAGCTGATACGCCTGATCTTTGTGATCTATATGGCGATAAATTTGAAAAAAGATATCTAGAGTATGAAAATAACCAAGATATCGCTAAAAGCGTAATCCAAGCCAAAGAGTTATGGAAGAAAATTCTTACAAGCTATTTTGAGAGTGGTATGCCGTTTTTATGCTTTAAAGATAGCGCAAATAAGCTAAATCCAAATTCGCACAAAGGCATAATTAGAAGCTCAAATTTATGCACTGAAATCTTCCAAAATACTGAGCCCAATTACTATCAAACTAAGGTAATCTACACAGATGGTAGCTATGATCTATTTGATGAAAATCTAGAAGTAACAGTTGATGGCGGATACACTAAAAAGGCTAAAAAAATTACCGCTTTAGATAGATTAAACAACAAAGATATATTTATAGTAGAAAAAGGCTTAAAAGAGGGCAAAACCGCCGTTTGTAACCTAGCAAGTATAAATTTAAGCAAAATCAACACTCCTGAAGATATAGCAAGAGTTACACCAATAGCCATTAGAATGCTAGATAATGTTATAGATCTAAATTTCTACCCACATGCTAAGGTTAAACACACAAATTTAGCTAGTCGCTCAATAGGCTTAGGCGTTATGGGAGAGGCTGAAATGCTAGCTACAAAGCAGATACAATGGGGTAGCTACGAACACCTTGAAAAAATAGATGAAATAATGGAAAATATCAGCTACAACGCCATTTA is part of the Campylobacter lanienae NCTC 13004 genome and harbors:
- the rlmN gene encoding 23S rRNA (adenine(2503)-C(2))-methyltransferase RlmN, giving the protein MKNLLDYTQNELANIIKPKFRAKQIYEWIYKKNAKSFDEMSNLPKDIRENLKGEFQIDPLSCVRSEISKDGSIKYLFKLHDGKTIESVLLPMKDEILDQNGKVEKHARYTICVSSQVGCKMGCSFCLTAKGGFIRNLSAGEIVGQILWIKRENNIPYERRVNIVYMGMGEPLDNLDNVSKAINILKDNDGLAIGARRQTISTSGLATQIKKLGEMDLGVLLAISLHAVTDELREKLMPVNKAYNIASVMDAVRQFPIDMRKRVMFEYLIMDKINDNLSDAKALVKLLHGIKAKVNLILFNPHEGSPYQRPSQENVEKFRDYLQSRGVTCTIRQSKGLDISAACGQLKERSKGENSATA
- a CDS encoding ribonucleoside-diphosphate reductase subunit alpha gives rise to the protein MKVIKRNGRTEELDISKIKKYTSEAVAGLDNVSLSELEVDAKIQFRDNITTEEIQQTLIKTAVDKIDIDRPNWTFVAARLFLYDLYHKATGFSGYNSLENYLIKGEKEGRILLGLKEKYDLDDLNNYIKPERDMQFTYLGIKTLYDRYLIKDKNGKPIELPQQMFMAIAMFLAQNELDSQGWAKKFYDIISKFEVMLATPTLSNARTTRHQLSSCYVGSTPDNIEGIFDSYKEMALLSKFGGGIGWDWCKVRAMGGSIDGHKNAAGGIIPFLKVTNDIAVAVDQLGTRKGAIAVYIEPWHMDVSDFLDLRKNSGEERRRAHELFPALWINDLFMKRVENNERWTLFDPADTPDLCDLYGDKFEKRYLEYENNQDIAKSVIQAKELWKKILTSYFESGMPFLCFKDSANKLNPNSHKGIIRSSNLCTEIFQNTEPNYYQTKVIYTDGSYDLFDENLEVTVDGGYTKKAKKITALDRLNNKDIFIVEKGLKEGKTAVCNLASINLSKINTPEDIARVTPIAIRMLDNVIDLNFYPHAKVKHTNLASRSIGLGVMGEAEMLATKQIQWGSYEHLEKIDEIMENISYNAIYASSNLAVEKGIYPDFAGSNWSKGIFPIDLANPNAKALVNRGGSLFDEGSCDWAKLREKVKKDGIRNGYLMAIAPTSSISILVGTTQTIEPVYKRKWFEQNLSGMTPCVVPNLSPETWQYYTPAYELDQRVLIKAGAIRQKWIDQGQSLNIFMSLDKASGKYLSDIYMLAWSLGVKSTYYLRSESPDSSHLDNKPVDRSIECEGCQ
- the rsmA gene encoding 16S rRNA (adenine(1518)-N(6)/adenine(1519)-N(6))-dimethyltransferase RsmA, translating into MIKAKKKFGQNFLIDDSIKAKIIQAIPNNLDRIVEIGPGLGDLTQKLVELSGKIECFEIDSELYEILLDKFSSEISDQKLKIINADALKSWDEIARQDYFLVANLPYYVATNIILKSLSDIRCKGLVVMIQKEVALKFSAKAGDSEFSALSILAQIKGDVELLFDVPETAFDPQPKVISAVIRIIKNRDLLQGFEALEFERFLKSAFSSPRKTLLKNLSISTPKALIDGFLTKENLSLTIRPHELCVALYLKLFKEAKNERREKSKRKT
- the hisF gene encoding imidazole glycerol phosphate synthase subunit HisF, with the protein product MRNFAKRIIPCLDVNNGRVVKGVNFIGLRDAGDPIEVAKRYNDEGADELCFLDITASSDGRDTIVHVVEEVAKQLFIPLTVGGGIRKLDDISKLLNVGCDKVSLNSSAVDNPNLIYEAAKKFGSQCVVVAIDVKKNSNGGYNVFVHGGRKDTGLGAIEWAKKVYDLGAGEILLTSMDADGTKNGYDLAITSAISNLVEIPVIASGGAGTMEHILEAFKNGADAALAASIFHYKEIEISKLKEFLKANQIGVRI
- a CDS encoding pseudouridine synthase family protein; amino-acid sequence: MSYEKMKIGKFYGQKIYQILISQGYCMKEAQKLCDNGRIIDNFGSVLKKNSVANGDIFLIDYKCEPKGLKPIFECKEFGVFDKPSGVLTHPNGRHCSYSLCDEIWSLWGKKACVAHRLDRETSGVILVSKSQETAIELKKMFENREIFKSYLAIVSGKIEVGEFYKFRAENYTDFVGKFGFLDSLDWLVIDKAMDITNDYDDIKTRMRICESGKRAVTLFRLISYEAKSDTSLIECVPLTGRQHQIRLHMFYVKHKILGDPIYGLERGDIERILDGKMSENERINLTGASRLMLHSNRLKFSYNGAEFDISSKMEFGLNL
- a CDS encoding purine-nucleoside phosphorylase, translating into MESFEFAKAIGIGVVESAINLTEILLNLDNLPKKIIFIGSCGLYTDDKLLEIYKSNLAFNYEIAGIMGVGYTPIISNQPQVSQETNRINSSNFITKSRDISNKFKNLGFIAENMEAYSVQSVANKFNIDFEFILCATNYCNENAHNDFIQNYPKAKKIITKYLKSEGII
- a CDS encoding ribonuclease J; this encodes MNEEKNQSEKPSKKRRYRNHKDNLKKEAKHAVVDQNSQIDETTKTDESKEQTKKAKKRRKNSNPTVKISGNEEWQKDMKAAIEANKASHELRLEPLKYLNSAEHKITITPLGGLGEIGGNMTIFETNNDAIIIDIGMSFPTESMHGVDILVPDFDYVRKIKDKIRGIIITHAHEDHIGAVPYFFKEFQFPIYATPLPLGMISNKFEEHGLKSYRSYFRPIEKRKVYELGEFEFELIHITHSIIDASALAITTKAGTIIHTGDFKIDHTPIDGYPTDLNRLAYYGERGVLCLLSDSTNSYKDGITKSESSVGKTFDSIFATAKGRVIMSTFSSNIHRVYQAIERGIKYGRKVCVIGRSMERNLWTAIELGYVNLDRKIFIDANEVVKYPDNEVLIVTTGSQGETMSALYRMATDEHKYIKIKPSDQVIISSKAIPGNETSVSTILNFLLKSGASVAHQDFSEIHVSGHAAQEEQKLMLRLIKPKFFLPVHGEYNHIVKHKETAMSCGIDERNIYLMSDGDQVEVCQRHIKRVKTVKTGKVFIDNQINKQIADDVVIDRQKLAEAGVITIISQIDKNAKRLIHNRVISYGLVSEKQTRNLSKELEEILLQFLTNIKDELLNDQKALENQIRQVIRKHIFRKLKKYPTIVPVVYLM
- the purB gene encoding adenylosuccinate lyase — its product is MVERYARKIMSDKWSLQAKYDAWLRVELAAVKAWNKLGLIPDSDCKKICENAKFDINRIDEIEKTTKHDVIAFLTSVSESLGEESRFIHFGMTSSDCIDTAVALQIKDSMELILDDIKILMDTIKKRAYEHKNTLMVGRSHGIHGEPITFGLVLAIWYDEIKRAYELLNHSKSVISTGMISGAMGNFAHSPLELEELVCQNLGLNPAPASNQVIQRDRYAQVISALAILASSCEKIAVAIRHYQRTEVYEAEEYFSPGQKGSSAMPHKRNPVLSENVTGLCRMIRSYAIPAMENVALWHERDISHSSVERFILPDAFITSDFMLNRLNGILANLVVYPENMMKNLNLTGGLVFSQRVLLELPKQGVSREDAYKIVQRNAMKVWADLQEGKKALNENGESLFLQNLLNDNELREKLNENAIKECFDYTYYTKNVDRIFKRVFEI